A region from the Mycolicibacterium litorale genome encodes:
- a CDS encoding RNA polymerase sigma factor: MSGETDGEEAPRTLLALYDDALPTVYGYFVRRCPDRGTAEDLTSETFLAAMDAARRDRSAPISVPWLIGIARHKLADHYRRGHDRRAVPVAEVPEPGDPVDSWDAELDRIVAESVLAQLPEHHRTVLSLRYLDGLPVPECAELIGRTVHATEALLVRARRAFRSHYPEGGAP; the protein is encoded by the coding sequence GTGAGCGGCGAAACGGACGGCGAGGAGGCTCCGCGGACCCTGTTGGCGCTCTACGACGACGCCCTGCCGACGGTGTACGGCTACTTCGTCAGGCGCTGTCCGGACCGCGGAACCGCCGAGGACCTGACGTCGGAGACCTTCCTGGCGGCGATGGACGCCGCCAGGCGGGACAGGTCGGCGCCGATCAGCGTGCCGTGGCTGATCGGAATTGCCCGCCACAAGCTGGCCGACCACTACCGCCGCGGGCACGACCGGCGCGCCGTGCCGGTCGCCGAGGTGCCCGAACCGGGTGACCCCGTCGACAGTTGGGACGCCGAACTCGACCGCATCGTGGCCGAAAGCGTGCTGGCCCAGCTCCCCGAACACCACCGGACCGTGCTGTCCCTGCGCTATCTCGACGGCCTCCCGGTCCCCGAGTGCGCGGAGCTGATCGGCCGCACGGTGCATGCCACCGAAGCGCTGCTGGTGCGGGCCCGTCGCGCATTCCGCTCGCACTACCCGGAAGGAGGCGCGCCGTGA
- the mftR gene encoding mycofactocin system transcriptional regulator (MftR, the mycofactocin system transcriptional regulator, is an uncharacterized TetR family DNA-binding transcription factor. Its role is inferred by context. It occurs as part of the biosynthesis locus for mycofactocin, a partially characterized electron carrier derived from the terminal Val-Tyr dipeptide of the precursor peptide MftA, through a radical SAM enzyme-mediated process.), protein MRRETAPRVGRRRSTTQDQITDVALELFAARGFDDVSVDDVAAAAGIARRTLFRYYSSKNAIPWGDFDAHLDHMRALFDGLDPAVPIDEALRTALLAFNEYDAAETARHRQRMRVILQTDALQAYSMTMYAGWRAVVAEFVARRLGVQAQELVPQTVAWTMLGVALSAYERWLADDAASLAQLLGDAFDTVRDGLGALH, encoded by the coding sequence GTGCGACGGGAAACCGCACCTCGCGTCGGCCGGCGGCGCTCCACCACCCAGGACCAGATCACCGACGTCGCGCTCGAACTGTTCGCCGCCCGCGGGTTCGACGACGTCAGCGTCGACGACGTGGCCGCCGCCGCGGGCATCGCCCGGCGCACCCTGTTCCGCTACTACTCCTCGAAGAACGCCATCCCGTGGGGCGATTTCGACGCCCACCTCGACCACATGCGCGCGCTGTTCGACGGACTCGACCCTGCTGTCCCGATCGACGAGGCCCTGCGCACCGCGCTGCTGGCGTTCAACGAATACGACGCCGCCGAGACGGCCAGACACCGCCAGCGTATGCGGGTCATTCTGCAAACCGATGCGCTGCAGGCGTATTCGATGACGATGTACGCCGGATGGCGGGCCGTGGTCGCCGAGTTCGTCGCCCGCCGGCTCGGTGTGCAGGCCCAGGAGCTGGTGCCACAGACGGTGGCGTGGACGATGCTCGGGGTGGCGCTGTCGGCCTACGAGCGGTGGCTCGCCGACGACGCGGCATCGCTGGCGCAACTGCTCGGCGACGCGTTCGACACGGTCCGCGACGGGCTGGGCGCCCTGCACTAG